AGAATCATAAACGTTTATTGGATGCAAAGCTTTTTTCTGCAGTAATCCAAAATGCAATGGAAAAGTCCTACTGACTTTTTTTGTTGCAGAAACCCGGGGGATGCTAACTTTTGAGTTGGCCTACAATATTAGGTCATCACTGCAGCACTCTAAGACTGTGCTTAGTACTTCATattaatgtatgtaaaactaGTCTGCATGGAAGATTTGACTTCATTTTGACCTCTTCCGTCTGCAAGATGTTTGCCTGCATCTCTTTTAAAGCGCTTTGTGACCTGGCTGTGTTTAGCCGAGTTTTCTCCAGTTCTTTCTTCAGCTGTGACACCAGTTTTTCTGAGCACCTCTGGGAGGTCGGCACATGTGGGAATAAGAGCATGAACATACctttagaaaacaaatcatcaacaTTAACATAGGCACTGCAATGCACTTACCTTCTCCAGTAAGGCAAGcctctgctttaaatgtttgttttctgaagaaagTCCCTTGACATAAGGCAAGAgagaaaaataagtattttcagTGGCTGAAAATGGCTTTGGTTTTGATTCATAATCTGAAGACCGATTTTTCTGAACTGTTGAGAAATATTATATGAAGAGAAACAAACAAGCACTCACATTTAGTTCTTCCTGCTCCTCCAGCATTTTTGTCTTGATAGATGCATACTCTTGTCTCAATCTAAAACcaataaaatcaatcattttgtttGCATAGACAATTGGATATAAACATGGGAACAAGACAAAAATGGAAGGAAAAACACATACTGTTTCATTCTGCTGgggttgtattttatttgatatgCTGCTTCAATGATTCTATCAGGATCTGAAGCCCATGATTCCAGATTCTGCAAGCACTGAAAACAACAGAATCACTCTGAACACCAAGAAAATTCAAAGTGGCAGTATTTCAAAGACATGAtgattgaaaaacattttaaaaatctcttAACgctgcactctaaaaaatgctaggtcaaatatggacaaacccagcgattgggttaaacatttaacctaactgttggttgaaaacaacccaatcgctgggtttgtccatatttaacccagcattttttagagagtggcaaacaaaaactaaacaaaaatttagTTTCATTGAGGTGCTCCATTACGTTCATCATTTCCTCTACATCAAGTTTGATGAGTTCTGTCTGCTTCATGTGAAGTAAAGCCAAACCAACGCGGAACACGATCTCCAAACCCTACAAACACATGTATATAATCACTGATATTGTCAGTCAAtactaaatactaaaattactgtTACAGACTGTAACTGTTCAAATTCATGAAATAAACTAAagttaaattgaaatattaaaaaactaatccaaaaaaacaacataattacaaaaactgaaaatataaaaataaaagctaatccAAAACACTAAAATAGAATATAagtaatactaaaatatcaCTGGCTGGTTATTTCTTATCCATTATCTATAAATTTTATATAGAAATGACAAGACGTGCAGTGTGAAGTGATGGGTTATGATGAGATGCAGTGATGTGATTTATTGTACCTCACACATAAAGATATCAAAAATCCTAATGGCAGCTCTGATCGGTAAAGATGCGAGGAGGATGTTGAGAAACCAAGAGGAGGAGAACATAGAGGTGTGAAAACCCTGAGTCTGGAAGTGGGAATGAAGCTCAGGAAGTTGATCCTGTCAGGAAGAGAAAAATATTATCAGACAACAGATGAGTGGAGTAAGATGTGTCGCCCCCTTTAGCTACAAAATTGTATACCGTTTTTTTTCATGTGACCATGTATTGGTAAGCATTTTTATGCTAAACAACATTTTATGTCCAAGGAAATTTTTAGGTCAAATAACAAATATCATATACAGTACTATGCAATTCAcaagggtcatttttataattctttaaagaattaatagttaaatactgttattttaacatttctgctcatcaaagaatcctgaaaaaaaagttatcagtttcaagaaaatattaagcaacacaactgttttcaatgtaTTCTAAATGTATTCTAATTTCTCATTGCTTAACACCAATTCTGGACATCTACAACAAAGTTCTTGTCAAATGTGCAATTCTCAGAAATCTGACATTTATCAGGAAATGAAAAGATTCATCAGCAGATCGTTTGTGACATGCTTTATGTGGCTTACTCAGCTCAACGTTTTTGGAAAggacattttacaaataatcCATGTGCTTCAAGTGTTTACCTTAATCATAGCGTCAAACTGGTGAATGCAGCAGCCGAGTTCAACCATATTGGATCTATACAGATCCCTCATTCTGAAGTCCTTCATTAGCCTCACAAAAATGTAGAAGGCCTCCTCTTCAGCCATCTAAAAGGTGATCGTCTCAATTCATTGACTGGTACTAGCAACAATTTGTAACTacaatttcaatttaaaaaaagcaattcATTACCTGTGTGAGCAATACACCTACAATAAACACACTTCCCTGACAGTAGCCAATCTCTCGGTCTAAGATTGAGTAAGCCTGTAATTAAAACCACATTGTGTTATCTAAATGTTTTTTCCATATGATCACAGGTAGAGTTTCTTGGTCGTCTAACCTTCAGAACATTAAACAGTGGTTTCTGGCAGGTAGCATCCTTGCTGTGAAAGAGCTGGTGTTGAGGGAGGATACGTGTCAGGTCTCTGAGTATCAGCGTCTCAGAGGGAGACGAGCTCTTCAGCAGATCTGAGTACTTCTGCCGCACGGCCACATTCTGAGTGTCACACAACAGCTGCCACACAGCGGGCCGCAGGTGAGCAGGGACACCCCTCCTGATCAGCACCTGAGGGAAGAATGGTACGGCGTGATGAGACTGAAATCATGATATGAAACTGGTGGACCCATGAGTTGGTTACCTTGATCTGTCCCACTTTTCTCTTGCACCAGTCGTCCCATTCTTTAATAACATTACCCCATACGTCATCCTCAAAAGAGAAGGTTTTGGGTGAGGTGGGACTTCGCAGGACCCCATTCAGAGggtacagagacttactgtcaGTCTCCAGCAGTCTGTTGAGAAAAATAGCCTGTTTAGGAGTGATCTTCTCAAGTTCATACATCAAACAGAACTGAGTGATTAATTATTAAGCCCGggacacactgcacgattttcggctgtcccagacgaaagactGGCATCGTGAAATAATCACAGTGATTTCTGATTcgccacgattgtttcacgatgccaatctttcgtTTGGGACAgccacaaaatgtgcagtgctgggggtatttcatggagaggtttgagaaccactgctttacaATCATCCAAAAGAAGTCAACATTTAAGCTgtgtaaaattatataaaacatgtaGTAATGTATACAtacattatttgaaatacatctAGCCTAATAGTGTTTATTCTGAGTGTACTGTATAtggaaataaatgaaacaaataaataaatagcataattttgaaaagtactattttgaaatgtatgataaacatgaatatattacagcggtggccaaaatgattagaacactagtattttcaccaactaaaaaatgtttttaagtcagttatttctatcttttgcggTAGTTtgtccagtgagatttttgtttgcacgaggagtctgacaacagccagagatctgatctgatcatcatccagtctgtctggaatcacataaagaaacagaacaaactgagacagactaaatccagaagaactgtgacaacgtctccaagatgcttcaagagagCTCCCTGCAAatacctgaaaaactatgcgcaagtgcacctagagcaaaagctgctttaaatgcaaaggatggtcacaccacATGTtgattaatttagttaatagaagttaattgataatctgtgttttttttttttttgacagcatcctcattttacagcatttttacacaagtgcctaaaacttttaacagtactgcaGCTTTGCAGGGaggtctcttgaagcatcttggagacgttgccacagttcttctggatttagtcattttttagctggtgaaaatatagtgttctaatcattttggccaccactgtaaatatacataatacatataataatgTTGGTTTGATgctaaatgttaataaaataaataaaaaacaaataaatagcatACTTTTGATAAGTATATTTTGAGATGTATGATCAACATGGTATtcgtgaatgtgtgtgtgtgtgtgtactggtattcACTATGTTATGGGAACCAAATCTTGTATAGTAATACCTGTAAATTTGGGGGATATTTTTttaggtccccatgaggaaacaagctcataaataatcaaacagaatgaagttttttttgaaaatgaaaacaagttTGGCACACAGTGTAGAAAAAAGAGATGTCTCACTAATGTAATGAGTAactttttagtttaagttgttTCTATAGGAAGCAGCGTGGTATGGGTGTGAAGAAGTGACCTGTTCTGTTCCTCTAGTTTAGCGAGTAAGTTCATCTCATCCACACTGAGCTCAGATCCCGTTGAGGGAGACAGAGATGGTACAGTCAACGAGTCCATATGTAACACTCAGAGCGAAGCAGGACGCCTTAGAAACCGAGTATCTCTCTTCAATGAGCTAAAACATCATTAAatgacagaaacacacaaaatacaaaaaaagtgcttatggatatatatatttgaCCGTCTatgtatatcatatatataacATATCAGTGCATTGCTTTTTTCATACACGTATCACAACTagattatactgtatatcatattTTATGACCTTTACATCAGGATCTTCGGCCTCATAATAGTGAAAACTGGGATTTCTTACCAGCATGCAAGATTCTTGGCATTTGAGGGTGCAAATATCTCCACAAAATCTTTCCTCTGTCAAACTTGTTCCAGTGACATAAGGTGTCACAGCAGGTTCTTCCATACCGcagaggaaaaaaacaacaaaacaacaagagAATCACATGTCGCTTTATAGCAGAGTCTCACAAGCTGGTCAAAGTTCCTCAAAATAACAGCTCTGCAGTGACTCAGGAGCTTGTTTTTAAAGTAACCTGTCTGAGTGAACAACTTCCTCTTACAACTTCTTTTAATTTTTAGCTGACAAATATGGGCCCCGAGATAACGTTTACCTTAGGGACTCTGCCTGCCAAGAGAGTCTTTTGCATTGCTAATCTCATCCAGTGCTGTGTGACAGAGAGCTTTGACAGAGAAGATATGCAGAAAGGAAGTTTTAGGGTCAACAGGACTGTGTGTCAACTACATCTACTTTTTGCACCACCCTATTTTAAGGAAGTTCACATGGTTTGTTTGCAACCCTATATGAACATTTTCACACCACATTTATTCACACCACTTTACAAACTGTGACATTTACTAAAATTCTAAACAAGGGTTAACTAATgcgtttatttgttttattgtctaTTTAGTCTGCATTTAGCCCctcatatgtatttattatttgtgtgtactgtgttagTGTATATTGTTGATTATATTGTTAATTGCAACTTGTGAATACTTAACAAGAATAAGTGCATTTCACTATGGCATCCTGTACATTTCAGACACgttaaaaaactaaatcttgtgaaaaagaagtacactttagcatacttttaaaaatagtcTATGTATTATGGAAATATAagtgtgaaataaatgtaatgttaattgttaattgcatgttaattgcaattaaataaaaatacattatattaaatgcaattatctGAACTTTCTGACCTGATTACATCGTTAcgtgtaatttcataattacttatagtgttgaaatatggttaaagtgtactgtTAAATGTACTGAAATTTATGGTAAACATAAATATACTTCAATGTAATTTCTAATGAAACTTTCatgttgtgtatttaaataaataaataattatacatttgtaataATGAACTTGAAGTTggaaatctatctatctatctatctatctatctatctattcattcaGTTGAATGAAATGTTTACATTTCAAGCATTAGATTAGAATATCCTGCCGTTTATCCTCCGGGACGCTAGAGGCGCACATGCTTTTAACTCCGAGTGCTTTGATTTTCTGGTTGCAGCGCAGCATGAACTTCCTTTTCACAGTGCAGCGGGAGCAGTATCGGAGTCTGAAGACTTCAGTCTCCCAACCTAAAGGAGAACAAACGATCACAAAATGGTCAGTAAATcaccaaaatacaaaaatctaCTCATTAAGTTCCCTCTCCCGCTATTTCAGTTCGATTTCCATTAAAGATGAACACTTGAAGCGACGGGATGGTTATAGATTAAGTCGACCTGACCAGTCGCTGTGTGAAAGTCAGTGGCACATTTCTctgtaaatattcaaataatcatttaattgaCACTAAAAGCGCATAACATAGACATTTCTCCCTCTagagtgttttttgttttccctggttagatgtttattcctttattcagttttgtgttttatgtgtACTGTCGCGTAGCGCATTGCATCTGTTgattatgaccagaggtgtccaAGAGTGTCATTAGTCAGATTGCTTCAGATTATGTTCTTTTTGACAGTCCTGCTTGTCAACAGTTTaacaatttagtatttttatttacatttttttggcaGGGCTTCGTTAAGGTGGTTAAGAGCAAGGCGTATT
This portion of the Onychostoma macrolepis isolate SWU-2019 chromosome 02, ASM1243209v1, whole genome shotgun sequence genome encodes:
- the evi5a gene encoding ecotropic viral integration site 5 protein homolog; amino-acid sequence: MDSLTVPSLSPSTGSELSVDEMNLLAKLEEQNRLLETDSKSLYPLNGVLRSPTSPKTFSFEDDVWGNVIKEWDDWCKRKVGQIKVLIRRGVPAHLRPAVWQLLCDTQNVAVRQKYSDLLKSSSPSETLILRDLTRILPQHQLFHSKDATCQKPLFNVLKAYSILDREIGYCQGSVFIVGVLLTQMAEEEAFYIFVRLMKDFRMRDLYRSNMVELGCCIHQFDAMIKDQLPELHSHFQTQGFHTSMFSSSWFLNILLASLPIRAAIRIFDIFMCEGLEIVFRVGLALLHMKQTELIKLDVEEMMNCLQNLESWASDPDRIIEAAYQIKYNPSRMKQLRQEYASIKTKMLEEQEELNGLSSENKHLKQRLALLEKRCSEKLVSQLKKELEKTRLNTARSQSALKEMQANILQTEESSDVPNEDSVRYLQTELISCRLQEAEALTELKVLKQRIKDLEEKWQRQQVHCGGQQKVSSAQNELQVELLSTRLKETRTQAALKESRHRLMKLQTENKIYSSQLKRIEVHINSQQDHLQELTSQNQDLRSQLQQSRRQFSTVQYKQKEEQDKEAANLATIAVLQKQITDLQFQIQSLSKHTTSFSQPAWPSTSASLKRNDT